The Carnobacterium divergens genome includes a window with the following:
- a CDS encoding LacI family DNA-binding transcriptional regulator yields the protein MAVTIKDVAKKAGVATSTVSRTIQDHSSISEKTKIKVRQAMADLGYVPNFSAQSLASKTTKTIGVIMPVSDGVAFQNPFFLEVIREISKVCNEKHYMVSLASGKDTGELLESIQMMARRGTVDGFIVLYSTWEDQIIEYLHEANLIYAMVGRPYLFENETLYVDNDNRLSGKDATNYLLQKGHTQIGYVGDDLDQVVTIERMAGFRDALQEAGIAINPQQSILMTDSDNEAVTQPLENLFQQQKTAPTALVVSDDMLAVTVMQRLLMLGYQVPTDVSIISFNNSIFAKMAYPKLTSIDINVPQLGQQVALKLIDKIEEKEAPFVKMIIPHEIIERETVASK from the coding sequence ATGGCAGTTACAATCAAAGACGTTGCAAAAAAAGCTGGCGTCGCTACATCTACTGTATCTAGAACAATTCAGGATCATAGTAGTATTAGTGAAAAAACAAAAATAAAAGTTCGTCAGGCAATGGCGGATTTGGGGTATGTGCCAAATTTTTCAGCTCAAAGTTTAGCTAGTAAGACGACTAAAACGATTGGAGTAATTATGCCGGTTTCAGACGGCGTTGCATTTCAAAATCCATTCTTTTTAGAAGTAATTCGTGAAATTAGCAAAGTGTGTAACGAAAAACACTACATGGTGTCTCTTGCTTCGGGAAAGGATACTGGCGAATTATTAGAGAGTATTCAAATGATGGCTCGTCGTGGAACGGTAGATGGTTTTATTGTTTTGTATTCTACTTGGGAAGATCAAATTATTGAATATTTACATGAAGCAAATTTAATTTATGCAATGGTTGGTCGCCCGTATCTCTTTGAAAATGAAACACTGTACGTGGATAATGACAACCGTCTGTCTGGGAAAGATGCGACAAATTATTTACTTCAAAAAGGGCATACTCAAATTGGGTATGTGGGGGATGATTTGGATCAAGTAGTTACGATTGAACGAATGGCTGGTTTTCGGGATGCGTTGCAAGAAGCGGGAATTGCCATTAATCCACAACAATCTATTTTAATGACCGATTCAGATAACGAGGCTGTTACACAGCCCTTAGAAAACTTATTCCAACAGCAAAAAACGGCACCGACGGCTTTAGTAGTGAGCGACGATATGCTAGCCGTAACGGTGATGCAACGGTTATTAATGCTAGGGTATCAAGTACCAACAGATGTTTCAATTATTAGTTTCAATAATTCGATTTTTGCCAAAATGGCGTACCCTAAATTAACTTCGATTGATATCAATGTACCACAACTTGGACAACAGGTTGCATTGAAATTAATTGACAAAATTGAAGAAAAAGAAGCACCGTTTGTAAAAATGATTATTCCTCATGAAATTATTGAACGGGAAACAGTAGCTTCGAAATAA
- a CDS encoding aldose epimerase family protein, whose translation MKVNTETILLHPKGKIESYTLDNEAGFSVTLLNYGGRLTAINVPDRDGFSENVVLNLENIDGYLADQAYFGALVGPVAGRIRNGKWKAHQLTQNQFPHHIHGGIEGFHQQIWHSVPFVTEEECGVQLSLLLPDGTDGYPGELELRATYTITKKQELKVEIVGSSNQETLFNPTNHAYFNLSGNGKEKISTHMLQIASDQVAELDYEKIPTGRFMNVEGTNFDFQSPKQLARQFFKQPQGYDDAFKLKQKTDQPHVYLVDPMSKRKLEMTTSEECVVVFTTTNMNENYTVFNQRMSSHLGIAIEPQGLPDAVHHSNFQSILLKPGFPKKHLTIYRFGLMED comes from the coding sequence ATGAAGGTTAATACAGAAACCATTTTGCTTCATCCAAAAGGTAAAATTGAATCGTATACGCTTGATAATGAAGCTGGTTTTTCTGTAACGTTGTTGAACTACGGTGGTCGTCTAACGGCCATCAATGTTCCAGACCGAGATGGATTCAGTGAAAATGTTGTGTTGAATTTAGAAAATATTGACGGTTATCTCGCGGATCAAGCTTATTTTGGTGCACTTGTTGGCCCGGTTGCTGGGCGCATCCGAAATGGAAAATGGAAGGCACACCAGCTTACACAAAATCAATTTCCGCACCATATTCATGGTGGGATAGAAGGTTTTCACCAACAAATTTGGCATAGCGTTCCTTTTGTAACGGAAGAAGAATGTGGTGTTCAGTTAAGTTTGCTGTTACCTGATGGAACGGATGGTTACCCAGGAGAGCTGGAGTTACGTGCTACGTATACGATTACAAAAAAACAAGAATTAAAGGTAGAGATTGTAGGAAGTAGCAATCAAGAAACCTTATTTAATCCAACTAACCACGCTTATTTTAATTTAAGTGGAAATGGAAAAGAGAAAATTTCCACTCATATGTTGCAAATAGCGAGCGATCAAGTAGCGGAGTTGGATTACGAAAAAATTCCAACAGGCCGTTTTATGAACGTTGAAGGGACGAATTTTGATTTTCAATCTCCAAAACAGTTAGCTAGGCAATTTTTTAAACAACCTCAAGGCTATGACGATGCGTTTAAGCTAAAACAAAAAACAGATCAGCCTCATGTATATCTGGTTGATCCAATGAGCAAACGAAAACTGGAAATGACCACTAGTGAAGAATGTGTTGTGGTATTTACAACCACAAACATGAACGAGAACTACACCGTTTTCAACCAAAGGATGTCGAGTCATTTAGGGATCGCAATTGAACCACAAGGGTTGCCTGATGCTGTTCATCATTCAAATTTTCAATCGATTTTGTTGAAACCAGGCTTTCCTAAAAAACACCTGACGATTTATCGATTTGGTTTAATGGAAGACTAA
- the pgmB gene encoding beta-phosphoglucomutase has product MKAVLFDLDGVITDTAHYHYKAWRWLGEEIGVVVDEAFNEELKGISRTESLEKILEKGNLTTKYTQAEKNELATKKNDVYQKMIEEMTPNDLLPGIQELLLDLKEKQLKIGLASASQNGPFILAKLNIADLFDTIVDPTTLKAGKPAPDIFIQGAKQLAVDPTDCVGVEDAIAGVTAICAANMAAIGVGDAVQLKEATKVVPRTDWLTYPLLEQAWQDYRNEG; this is encoded by the coding sequence ATGAAAGCAGTATTATTTGATTTAGATGGCGTTATTACAGATACCGCCCATTATCATTACAAAGCATGGCGCTGGTTAGGTGAAGAAATTGGTGTGGTGGTAGATGAAGCTTTTAATGAAGAGTTAAAAGGAATTAGCCGTACAGAATCGCTTGAAAAAATTCTTGAAAAAGGGAATTTGACAACTAAATATACTCAAGCTGAAAAAAATGAATTGGCTACTAAAAAAAATGATGTCTACCAAAAAATGATTGAAGAAATGACGCCAAATGATCTTTTACCAGGTATCCAAGAGTTGTTGCTTGATTTAAAAGAAAAGCAATTGAAAATAGGTTTAGCTTCAGCAAGTCAAAATGGTCCGTTTATTTTAGCTAAATTAAATATTGCCGATTTATTTGATACAATCGTTGATCCAACAACTTTAAAAGCAGGGAAACCTGCTCCAGACATTTTTATTCAAGGTGCAAAACAACTAGCGGTTGATCCGACTGACTGTGTAGGAGTGGAGGATGCGATTGCAGGAGTAACGGCGATTTGTGCAGCAAATATGGCGGCAATTGGTGTAGGAGATGCGGTGCAATTAAAAGAAGCCACGAAGGTTGTTCCTAGAACAGACTGGTTGACATATCCTTTATTAGAACAAGCATGGCAGGACTACCGAAATGAAGGTTAA
- a CDS encoding glycoside hydrolase family 65 protein, which translates to MTIERLFDIDAWKVKTNTLDKENRRLQESLTSLGNGYMGMRGNFEERYSGDHHEGNYIAGVWYPDKTRVGWWKNGYPEYFGKVINSINIIAMDILIDGNAMDLFTDQIEDFLLELDMEKGVLRRSFIVSKNGKRIKFEFQRFLSLAVKELCSIQVIVTNLGEPAKVEIQSQLNGDVRNQDSNYDEMFWLPVEAASNRLVVETKPNDFGIEQFTVAATMSNTVEGLVKTTEKIEELTVSECFSGKLETNQKASLTKNIIVTTSRDYDQEAVLKAGETLMEENIVPHSFEELKTAHEKIWGDRWKLSDVEIGGDDAQQQGIRFNLFQLFSTYYGEDMRLNIGPKGFTGEKYGGATYWDTEAYAVPLYLALADPSVSKNLLKYRHEQLPGAYHNAKQQGLAGALYPMVTFTGIECHNEWEITFEEIHRNGAIAYAIYNYTNYTGDHSYVANEGMDVLVGISRFWADRVHFSATKKQYMIHGVTGPNEYENNINNNWYTNKLATWTLAYTLEKLQTADEEAVNRTNVTKEEKQKWQDIIEKMYYPYDAERDVFVQHDTFLDKELMPVSQLAKTDLPINQNWSWDKILRSCFIKQADVLQGIYFFNNQFTKAEKQRNFDFYEPMTVHESSLSPSVHAILAAELEMSEKAVELYARTARLDLDNYNNDTEDGLHITSMTGSWLTIVEGFAGMRTFADTLSFKPFVPADWDYYRFHINYRGRLIFIEVNQTETSLTLLSGEPLTLNLYDKVVELATKLTVPTYQV; encoded by the coding sequence ATGACAATTGAACGCTTATTTGATATTGATGCTTGGAAGGTGAAAACGAATACACTAGATAAAGAGAACCGTCGTTTACAAGAAAGTTTGACAAGTTTAGGAAACGGATACATGGGGATGCGTGGGAACTTTGAAGAACGTTATTCAGGAGATCATCATGAAGGGAATTACATTGCAGGCGTTTGGTATCCAGATAAAACACGTGTAGGTTGGTGGAAAAATGGCTACCCAGAGTATTTTGGGAAAGTAATTAATTCAATTAACATTATTGCAATGGATATTTTGATTGACGGCAATGCAATGGATTTGTTTACCGATCAAATAGAAGACTTTTTATTAGAATTAGATATGGAAAAAGGTGTGTTACGCCGAAGTTTTATCGTGAGTAAAAATGGAAAACGTATTAAATTTGAATTTCAACGTTTTTTAAGCTTAGCAGTTAAAGAGTTATGTAGCATTCAAGTTATCGTAACAAATTTAGGTGAACCAGCTAAGGTTGAGATTCAGTCACAATTAAATGGGGATGTCCGAAATCAAGATAGCAACTACGATGAAATGTTTTGGTTACCTGTTGAAGCAGCTTCGAATCGTTTAGTAGTAGAAACAAAGCCAAATGATTTTGGAATTGAGCAATTTACCGTTGCTGCTACAATGAGCAATACGGTTGAAGGTTTAGTAAAAACGACTGAAAAAATTGAAGAATTAACGGTTTCTGAATGTTTTTCGGGAAAATTAGAAACGAATCAAAAAGCTAGTTTGACAAAGAACATTATTGTCACTACATCAAGAGACTACGATCAAGAGGCTGTTTTAAAAGCAGGGGAAACGTTAATGGAAGAGAATATCGTCCCTCACTCATTTGAAGAGCTAAAAACAGCGCATGAAAAAATCTGGGGAGATAGATGGAAATTAAGTGACGTTGAAATTGGCGGCGATGATGCACAGCAACAGGGGATTCGTTTTAACTTATTCCAACTGTTTTCTACCTATTATGGTGAAGACATGCGTTTAAATATTGGACCTAAAGGCTTTACTGGTGAAAAATATGGCGGTGCTACTTACTGGGATACTGAAGCGTATGCTGTACCGTTGTATTTAGCATTAGCAGACCCATCCGTTAGTAAAAATCTCTTGAAATACCGCCATGAACAGTTACCTGGTGCGTACCATAATGCAAAACAACAAGGCTTAGCAGGTGCGTTGTATCCAATGGTTACTTTTACAGGAATCGAATGCCACAATGAATGGGAAATTACATTCGAAGAAATTCATCGTAACGGTGCGATTGCTTATGCCATTTATAACTATACTAATTACACAGGAGACCATAGCTATGTAGCGAATGAAGGCATGGATGTTTTAGTTGGAATCAGTCGTTTTTGGGCAGATCGCGTTCATTTTTCAGCAACTAAAAAACAGTATATGATTCATGGTGTGACGGGGCCAAATGAATATGAAAACAATATCAATAACAATTGGTACACAAATAAGTTAGCCACTTGGACGTTAGCTTACACACTAGAAAAATTACAAACTGCAGATGAAGAAGCAGTAAATCGTACGAATGTAACAAAAGAAGAAAAACAAAAATGGCAAGATATCATTGAGAAAATGTACTACCCTTATGATGCTGAAAGAGATGTTTTTGTTCAACACGATACGTTTTTAGATAAGGAATTAATGCCAGTTAGTCAATTAGCAAAAACAGATTTGCCAATCAATCAAAACTGGTCGTGGGATAAAATTTTACGTTCATGTTTTATTAAGCAAGCAGATGTTTTACAAGGAATTTATTTCTTTAATAACCAATTTACTAAAGCTGAAAAACAACGGAATTTTGATTTTTACGAGCCAATGACGGTTCATGAGTCCAGCTTGTCACCATCTGTTCATGCTATTTTAGCAGCAGAATTAGAAATGTCTGAAAAGGCAGTTGAACTATACGCGCGAACTGCACGCCTAGATCTAGATAACTACAATAATGATACGGAAGATGGTCTACACATTACCTCGATGACAGGAAGCTGGTTAACGATTGTTGAAGGCTTTGCAGGCATGCGAACATTTGCGGACACACTTTCTTTTAAACCGTTTGTTCCAGCGGATTGGGATTATTATCGTTTCCATATCAATTATCGTGGCCGTTTAATCTTTATTGAAGTGAACCAAACTGAAACCAGTTTGACATTGCTATCCGGCGAGCCGTTGACATTAAACTTATACGACAAAGTGGTTGAATTAGCGACTAAGTTAACCGTTCCAACTTATCAAGTCTAA